The stretch of DNA CGGACGGCCTATCACCGGATGATCCGCCAGGACCTCTCGGTGAATATGCTGACCGAGCAACAGGCGGCGGAGGTTGAAGAGCCGAGCGCCGAAGAGGTGGAGCGGGTTTACCGGGAGAACCCGGACAAGATGCAGAAGCCCTGCAGGGTGCGCGCCTGCCACATCCTGGCGAAGTTCGGGGAGGAGGGGCGGGACAAAGCCCTGGAGCGCATCGCGGAGATCGAGAAGCGGCTCGGGTCCGAGGATTTCGCCCAGCTGGCCCAGGAGCATTCCCAGTGCCCGAGCGGGGCCCGGGGGGGCGACCTCGGCTTCTTCCAGAAGGGGACCATGGTCAAGGCCTTCGAGGAGGCGGTCTTCGCCCTGAAGGTCGGTGAGGTCGGCCCGGTGGTCGAGACCCAGTTCGGTTTCCACCTGGTCAAGCTTATCGACCGCCAGGAGGCGGCTCCGCTCGACCTGGCCGAGGCCGAACCGAAGATCAGGAAATTTCTGAAGGACGAAGCCGGGGCCAGGCACCTGAAAGACTGGGTGGCCGGGCTGCGGTCGCGGGCCGTTATCGAGGAGGAACCTTGAGCCGAATGGGTGGCGCCGACCCGCTTGTCAGGTGCGTTCCGATGAATTAGGGTTTAATGGAAATGTTGGAAACGGGGCGATCCCCTGGTTCACCGACCCGGTGGGTTTGACGTCGCCGCGTCCCCGGCGGTTTTCACGCCACGCGGAGGGTAGACATGAAAATCATCACCGAATCTCGGCGACACCTGGCCGACCGTCTGGACCTTGCGGAGAAGATCTCCCGGGTGCTGGCTCTTGTCGAGGCCGAGTACGACGGGGGAAGGCTGGAGTCCCTCAAATCCCTGGTCGACGCCCTTCGCGACCACACTCCGCTGTCCTACCTGCTGGCCCCGGACACCGGCCAGGCCGTCGAATGGCTGAGGGCCCTTTTCGACCTGATCGAATCCCGAACGGACGAGGTGGCCGTGCGATTCCTGCCATTCGGGCAGGAGGGGTACGCCCTGCTCGTGACGAATGCCCCCGACGCCCCTTTCCTGGTCGATTCTGTCCAGGACTATTTAAGCAGGCAGGGACGGCATTTTCACATCGTCACACACCCCATCCTCACCGTAAACCGTAGCGCCGGCAAAGCGATTCAGATCGGTGATCTCGACCTGAAGGGGCCCCGCGAGTCCCTGATGGTCGTCGAACTCGAAGGGGGCGACCGGGACAAGGATCCGGCTCTGGCGGCAGGGGTGGAGGATGCCTTGCGCACCGCTCTCGAGGTCGAACGGGACCAGGCCGCCATCTGGGAGCGTTTCAACGCCCTCGAGGCGGATGCCGAGACGGAGAGCGCTCGGGAGTTCTGGAGCTGGCTGCGCGACGGCAACTTCGTTCCCCTGGGCTGCCGCGGCCTCGAGGTCCGGGGCCGGGACGCCACCAGCGCCACGGTCCTGGAGACGGAGGGGGCGGCCCTCGGCATCCCCTTCGATCCCCAGCAGCCCTCTTGCTGCAATGAACGCCCTCTCCTCGACTTTTCCCCGACTTTCCGGAAGCGGCTTCTGCGCCGGGAGCAGGTGGTGGTGGGCGAGGAGGAGCGGCGAAGTCCCGTGCTGCGCTCCGATCCCCTGGTATACCTCGGATTCCGGGAAAAGGGCGAAGGAGAGGAGTGGCGGGAACACGCCTTCCTCGGGCTCTTCACCGAGAAGAGCATCGACGAGCCCGCCTTTAACGTCCCTCCCCTGAGGCGGCGCATCGAGGAGGCGCTGAAGACCCTCTGGGTGCCCCCCGGCTGCCACGATTGGCGCAAAACCGTCGAGATCTTCAACAACTTCCCCAAGATCGAACTCTTCTTCATGGCCCCGGAGGAACTCGTCGAGGCCGTGCGCTCCTTCACGCTGCTGCTGCGGCGGGGGCGGATAAAGGTGGCCGCCATGCCGAGCATGGACGGCGAGAGCCTGACCCTCCTTGTGCTCATGCCGCGGGAGTTCTACTCGCCCGAGACCATGCACCGCTACGAGGCCTACCTGTGCCGTCATTTCCAGGTGCCCGGGGTCTCATCCCGGGTCATTCATATCGCCTCCGAATATCTCAGCCTTCATGTCCGGGTCCAGCCCGAGCGCGAGGAGGTCAGGCTCGATCTCGAGCGCCTCGAGCGTGGCCTGACCCACATCGCGCGGCCCTGGGACTTCAAGCTGCGGGACCTGGTCGAGAGCAGCTTCAGGGGCCGCCGCGCCACCTCCCTGTGGGAAGAGTACCGGGAGGCATTCCCCCAGGAATACCGGGCCATGGTTCATCCCCGCTTCGCCATCCGGGACGTGCGCAACCTGGAGGCGGTCCGCGCCACCGGCAAGGAGGTCCTCGACCTGTGGGGCCCTTTCGGCGGAGAACCCCGTCATTACCGCCTCCAGTTCTACAGCCAGCGGGAAAGCTACCTCAACGAGCTCATGCCCCTGCTCGAGAACCTCAATCTCAGCGTTATCGAGGAGGCCGATTTCAACCTGAGCGTCGGGGGGGAGGTTCTGTACATCAAGAGCTTCTCGGTGCGCCGCGCCCCGGAGGAGGGTCGACCCCTCTCCGCCATCAAGGACCTTCTCCTCGAGGGCCTCGGCGCCCTGCGCAGCGGCGAACTGGAGAACGACTACCTTAACCGCCTTCTCGTGATGACCGGGCTGTCCTGGCGGGAGATCGACATCTTCCGGGGATACCGGAACTATTATTTCCAGCTCGGCTCCCCCTACACCAAGCGCCGGGTGGCCTTCGCCCTGATTCACAACCCCCAGGTGGCGCTTCTGCTCTACCGCTACTTCGAGGCCCGCTTCAAGGTCGTGCCGGAATGGGAGGACCTCCTGCGCCGTCAGGAGGAGGCCCTCTACCCCATCCGCCAGGAACTCATCTCCGCCCTCGAGTCGGTCTCCGACATCAACGAAGACAACATCCTGAGGACCCTCTTCAACCTCATCGATTCCACGGTGCGCACCAATTTTTTTCTGCGTCTCGACCGCGATGACTATTTCTTCTCATTCAAGATCAGCGCCCTCGGCATCATCGATATGCCGGCGCCCCGGCCGATGTTCGAGATCTACGTCCATTCGGCGACGATGGAGGGGATTCACCTGCGCGGCGGCAAGGTGGCCCGCGGAGGCCTTCGCTGGTCGGACCGGCCCGACGACTTCCGGACCGAGGTCCTCGGCCTCATGAAGACCCAGATGACCAAGAACGCCCTTATCGTCCCCGTCGGCTCCAAGGGCGGTTTCGTGGTCAAGACGCCCTTCGCCGACCGGGAAGAGGGGGCGGCCCTGTCCAAAGCCGCCTACCAGATGTTCATCCGGGGACTTCTCGATCTGACCGACAACCTGGTCGAGGGGAGGGTCGTGCGTCCGGTGGGCGTCG from Desulfuromonas sp. encodes:
- a CDS encoding peptidylprolyl isomerase produces the protein MSKPILRVNGTPISDTDLENAVQGYAMELHRKTMDQLSADERKEIEALAREKLVARQLIYQEALARGMVADDEAVLKEEAKIMRNFPSEEEFYATLEKAGLDRTAYHRMIRQDLSVNMLTEQQAAEVEEPSAEEVERVYRENPDKMQKPCRVRACHILAKFGEEGRDKALERIAEIEKRLGSEDFAQLAQEHSQCPSGARGGDLGFFQKGTMVKAFEEAVFALKVGEVGPVVETQFGFHLVKLIDRQEAAPLDLAEAEPKIRKFLKDEAGARHLKDWVAGLRSRAVIEEEP
- a CDS encoding NAD-glutamate dehydrogenase domain-containing protein — protein: MKIITESRRHLADRLDLAEKISRVLALVEAEYDGGRLESLKSLVDALRDHTPLSYLLAPDTGQAVEWLRALFDLIESRTDEVAVRFLPFGQEGYALLVTNAPDAPFLVDSVQDYLSRQGRHFHIVTHPILTVNRSAGKAIQIGDLDLKGPRESLMVVELEGGDRDKDPALAAGVEDALRTALEVERDQAAIWERFNALEADAETESAREFWSWLRDGNFVPLGCRGLEVRGRDATSATVLETEGAALGIPFDPQQPSCCNERPLLDFSPTFRKRLLRREQVVVGEEERRSPVLRSDPLVYLGFREKGEGEEWREHAFLGLFTEKSIDEPAFNVPPLRRRIEEALKTLWVPPGCHDWRKTVEIFNNFPKIELFFMAPEELVEAVRSFTLLLRRGRIKVAAMPSMDGESLTLLVLMPREFYSPETMHRYEAYLCRHFQVPGVSSRVIHIASEYLSLHVRVQPEREEVRLDLERLERGLTHIARPWDFKLRDLVESSFRGRRATSLWEEYREAFPQEYRAMVHPRFAIRDVRNLEAVRATGKEVLDLWGPFGGEPRHYRLQFYSQRESYLNELMPLLENLNLSVIEEADFNLSVGGEVLYIKSFSVRRAPEEGRPLSAIKDLLLEGLGALRSGELENDYLNRLLVMTGLSWREIDIFRGYRNYYFQLGSPYTKRRVAFALIHNPQVALLLYRYFEARFKVVPEWEDLLRRQEEALYPIRQELISALESVSDINEDNILRTLFNLIDSTVRTNFFLRLDRDDYFFSFKISALGIIDMPAPRPMFEIYVHSATMEGIHLRGGKVARGGLRWSDRPDDFRTEVLGLMKTQMTKNALIVPVGSKGGFVVKTPFADREEGAALSKAAYQMFIRGLLDLTDNLVEGRVVRPVGVVAYDEEDPYLVVAADKGTAHLPDTANAVSAEYGFWLGDAFASGGSQGYDHKELAITARGAWECVKRHFRELGRDIQKEPFTAVGIGDMSGDVFGNGMLLSEQIRLLAAFDHRHIFLDPDPDPAISYRERKRLFGLPRSSWDDYAKDLISPGGGLFPRNAKDIPLSAEIRKWLGVRHASIDGPGLIRLLLCAEVDLLWNGGIGTYVKASSEKDEDADDRANDAVRIDANQLRARVVGEGGNLGFTQRARIEYALGGGGINTDAIDNSAGVDCSDHEVNLKIFMAKLAEQGRLSGAGERNRLLDSMAEEVCADVLRNNYGQSLCLSLDLLRCAEDVEPFLDLADRLGSVGLLDRRGEFLPTVKEVSARAGHCLTRPELAILLAYAKMQLYQALLESDLPQGEGARGYLESYFPDGVREAFFEQLGDHPLAREITATVITNALVNQAGCSFAHQASRRTGRSIVEVTRTYLAFDRILGGAEIRQGVFDLDNRMAAAEQHRCLRLLEGTLVGLCEWALLQGMPVALEDKAIGALRESLRVFEKNLGGIVPEQRWQGCQQEASQLEEAGLDPELARWITLLPFMEDFLPAVSLAENAGVDLYSTMSALREVGESFGTRQVVNLLGQVQVRDRWDRQAQRALKDAFSATALDLTRAVLTEAGGNLEGFIAPRRHKVNLYRRMRERLGENVPPNLHPFSVLADALGGLLR